One Paenibacillus sp. SYP-B4298 genomic window, AGCAGGCATGGAAGTAACGCCTGCTGCCTGTCGTGTACATGCCCCGTCCTGTCGTGGACGCGGCGTCTGCGGCGGGGCGGCTGTATATTCCCGAGTCTTACTGTGGTATAATTTGAAGCATAATTTGCCCGTATCAGAAGGAGGTGCCTTGCATTGAAGGGGAAAAAACGAACGGTCGCCAGCAAGCCCGCTAAGGTGATCCCGATTCAGCTTGATGCGACATTTTTTTTCGAACGAGCGGTCCGCTCACTAGACCGGCTTCACTATGACAAGGCCCTCAAGTATTTTCGGCGGGCTGTTGATTATGAGCCTGATAATCCGGTCAACCATTGTAATATGGCGGGAATTTTGTCAGAGATGGGGAATTACGAGGAGTCCAACCGGATACTCGGCTCCATTGTGGAGGAGCTCGATCCATCCATGACGGAATGCCATTTCTATATGGCTAACAATTTTGCCAATATGGAGCAGTATGAGGCGGCTGAGGATGCGCTAATCCGTTATCTGGAGGAGGATGCGGAGGGGCAATTTCTCGATGAGGCCGAAGAAATGATGGAGCTGCTCCAGTACGAGCTGGATCGACCGCCCAAGCAAGCGGTGATCAAGTCGCGCGAAGGCTTGTACGAGCATGATCAGGCGCGGATGCTGCTGGAGGAAGGGAAATTCGCCGAGGCGGTTCGATTGCTGGAGAGCATCGTTGAGAAGTACGAGGATTTTCTCGCCGCTCGCAATAATCTGGCATTGGCCTATTACTACATGGGTCGCTTCGATAAAGCGATGGACACGATTAACCAGGTACTGGAGCTGGAGGCTGGCAATGTTCATGCGCTCTGTAATCTGGCGATCTTCTACCAGCATGCAGGTCGTCAGGAGCCGCTCACACAACTGGTTGAGCTGCTGAAGAAGACGTATCCGTTTCATCATGAGCATGTGTTCAAGCTAGCGACGACGATGGGCATTCTCGGTGAGCATGAGACAGCCTATCGGCATTTCATGCGGCTGTTGAAGGACCCCGCTCTACAGCAGGACCCGTGTCTGCATCATTATGCGGCTATCGCCGCCTGCAATATCGGCAGATGGAAGGAAGCGGAACGGCTGTGGCGGCAGACAGCCAAGCTGGACCCGGGCTCGGATATACCGAAGTATTATCTGGATCAGTTGGGGAGTGTCCGCTCGCAGCAGGAGCCGCCCCCGAGCAGCTATCATTATCATCTGCCCTTCGAGGAGCAGTTCCGCCTATGGGAGAAGTCTACGGACGGGCTGCCTGATCACCTGAAGCGGGACCCGCTAGTACGCTCCTCCTTCTTCTGGGCGCTGCGGCACGGTGACCGTCAGACCAAGCTTCAAGTCATTCAAGCGCTGGGCATGATTGCCGATAATGAGGTTAAGGATGCGTTGCGCGAGTTCGTGCTGGAGCCGGATGAAGATGATTACCTCAAGCGAATCGCCATCTTCGTGCTCCGTTCCATCGGGGTGCATGACTCGCTCCCGGCGATGCTGGAAGGGAAGCGGACGCAAGTGGAGTCGAATCTGCTGCCCTCCAGACTGCCGGTGTGGGAAGACAGATGGCAAGCCGTGCTGGAGGCAGCACAGCAGCGTATGAACAAGCTGTATGATCTGGTTCAGCAGCATGATCTGTTGACGCTGTGGGTGGAATATCTGACAAGAGTGTATCCGAATGTACCCAAGATCGCCAAGGTCGAGGGCTGGGCAGCGGCTCTGGAATATTTGACGGCGAAGATGCATCGCAGGGAAATATCCTACCATGAGGTTGCAAGGCGGTATGGCGTGTCGATCTCGACCGTAAGCAAATACGCCAAGGCGATCGACGAGGCCTGCGGCATCAAGGAGAAGATGAGGTCGGTGTTTCCCCAGTTCGGAGAATTTTCCGGAGAGTAGCTCGGGCGGCGTGAAGGCGTGAAGGAAGGCGGCAGCAGCTATAGAGAGTTTCAATTCAGCAAGGGAGGCAATGAACATGTATAAATCCATTATTATCGGCACAGGCCCGGCAGGGCTGACGGCAGCGATCTATCTGGCTCGCGCCAATATGAATCCGCTGGTGATTGAAGGCCCAGAGCCTGGTGGACAGTTGACAACGACGACTGAGGTGGAGAACTTCCCAGGCTTCCCTGATGGCATCATGGGGCCTGAGCTGATGGCCAATATGCGCAAGCAGGCCGAACGGTTCGGAGCAGAATTCAGAACGGGTTGGGTGAACTCGGTGGATGCCTCCGAGCGCCCGTTCAAGCTTCAGGTTGAGGGGCATGGGGAATTGGTTGCAGAATCGCTAATTATCTCCACAGGCGCCTCTGCCAAGTACCTGGGCATTCCTGGGGAGAAGGACAATGTCGGTCGTGGTGTCAGCACATGCGCGACCTGTGACGGCTTCTTCTTCCGCGGCAAGAAGATTATCGTCGTCGGCGGCGGCGACTCGGCGATGGAGGAAGCGAACTTCCTGACTCGCTTTGCCAGCGAGGTTGTGCTGGTGCATCGTCGCGAGGAGCTTCGGGCTTCCAAGATTATGCAGACTCGGGCACAAGAGAACAGCAAAATCTCCTGGCAGTTGAACAAGACGCCACTTGAGGTGGTCGCAGGCCCGATGGGCGTAACCGGTCTGAAGGTGCGTGACAATGAAACCGGGCAGGAGGAAGTCATCCAGACAGACGGCATGTTCGTGGCGATCGGACACACGCCCAATACGAAATTCCTGGGCGGACAGGTGACGACGGACGAGACCGGTTATATTCTGGTGAAGCCGGGTACGAGCGAGACGAATATCCCGGGCATCTTCGCATGCGGCGATGTGCAGGATCTGAAGTACCGCCAGGCAATCACCGCTGCTGGCAGCGGCTGCATGGCGGCGCTCGATTGCGAGAAGTTCCTG contains:
- a CDS encoding tetratricopeptide repeat protein, translating into MKGKKRTVASKPAKVIPIQLDATFFFERAVRSLDRLHYDKALKYFRRAVDYEPDNPVNHCNMAGILSEMGNYEESNRILGSIVEELDPSMTECHFYMANNFANMEQYEAAEDALIRYLEEDAEGQFLDEAEEMMELLQYELDRPPKQAVIKSREGLYEHDQARMLLEEGKFAEAVRLLESIVEKYEDFLAARNNLALAYYYMGRFDKAMDTINQVLELEAGNVHALCNLAIFYQHAGRQEPLTQLVELLKKTYPFHHEHVFKLATTMGILGEHETAYRHFMRLLKDPALQQDPCLHHYAAIAACNIGRWKEAERLWRQTAKLDPGSDIPKYYLDQLGSVRSQQEPPPSSYHYHLPFEEQFRLWEKSTDGLPDHLKRDPLVRSSFFWALRHGDRQTKLQVIQALGMIADNEVKDALREFVLEPDEDDYLKRIAIFVLRSIGVHDSLPAMLEGKRTQVESNLLPSRLPVWEDRWQAVLEAAQQRMNKLYDLVQQHDLLTLWVEYLTRVYPNVPKIAKVEGWAAALEYLTAKMHRREISYHEVARRYGVSISTVSKYAKAIDEACGIKEKMRSVFPQFGEFSGE
- the trxB gene encoding thioredoxin-disulfide reductase translates to MYKSIIIGTGPAGLTAAIYLARANMNPLVIEGPEPGGQLTTTTEVENFPGFPDGIMGPELMANMRKQAERFGAEFRTGWVNSVDASERPFKLQVEGHGELVAESLIISTGASAKYLGIPGEKDNVGRGVSTCATCDGFFFRGKKIIVVGGGDSAMEEANFLTRFASEVVLVHRREELRASKIMQTRAQENSKISWQLNKTPLEVVAGPMGVTGLKVRDNETGQEEVIQTDGMFVAIGHTPNTKFLGGQVTTDETGYILVKPGTSETNIPGIFACGDVQDLKYRQAITAAGSGCMAALDCEKFLEGHAVHDWSQSL